The genomic stretch CGTCCGCGCGCTGGTCTTCTGGGCTGGCCCGACGGGCGATCGTGTTTCCCGCAAATTGCCGCTGGAGACGGTGGCGCAGGTGCTGGCGAGAGCCTGCGGACACGTAGGCTCCTGCGCCGAATATCTGTATCTGACGGTGAAGCATCTGGAGGAACGCGGCATTCGGGACCGCAATTTATGGCGGCTTCAGCAGCTGGTCGCAGCTGAACTCGTCGCTATACACGGCTTGAACGGGGCGGCAGGCAGTCATTGAATATGGTTGCCTGCCGCCACTCGGTCAGAGCTTGCCCTTCCAGGGCACGAGGAACGTCTCGAGGAAGCGGACGGCGAGCGAGAATGTGAAGGCGCAGATCGCGATGATGGCGATGCCGACGAAGACGACGTCGGTCGCCAGGAATTGTGAAGCCGACATGATCATGAAGCCGATCCCGCGGGTGGAGGCGATCAGCTCGGCCGCAACCAGCGTGCTCCAGCCGACGCCGAGTGCAATGCGGATGCCGGTGAGGATCTCGGGCAGGGCCGACGGCAGGACGATATAGAGGAAGAGCTGCAGCCGGCTGGCGCCGAGCGAACGGGCGGCATTGACGCGCTCGATCGGCAGTGAACGAACGCCGGCCTGGGCCGACAGGCAGATCGGCGCGAACATCGCAAGCACGAGGAGGGTGATCTTCGACGTCTCGCCGATACCGAGCCAGATGATCATCAGCGGTAGGTAGGAGAGGGGTGGAAGCGGCCAGTAGAACTCGATCGGCGCGTCGAACACGCCTTTCGCCCAGCGGTTCAGGCCCATCAGCAATCCGAGCGGAATGCCGGCGGAGATGGCGATGAGGGCGGCGACCACGATGCGAAACAGGCTCGCAGAGACATGCTCGAAGAGCGATGCCCCGGCATAACCGTCATGATAGATGACGCCGATCTGCGTCAGCACCTCGTCCGGGCGCGGTAGAAACAGGTGCGGAACGACGCCAAGCGCGGCTATCAGCCACCACAGCAGCAGTATGGCGAGCGCGGTAGCGACGCTGATCGCCACCGTCGATTTCTCGCCGGCGCCGAAGCCGGCCATTTTCACCAGCTTGACCTGGCGATTCGCAGCCTGGGCCGCAATCGGCGGAGCCTGTGTTATATCGCTCATGCGGCGCTCCTGAAGTCTTCGGTGCTGTGGAGAATGGCGCGGATCTCCTCGCGCAGTTCGGCAAATTCCGGCGACGCCTTGATCGATCGGGCGTCGCCTGTTTCGGCGAAGCGCTTGACGAAGTCGAGATCAAAGCGCGCGACGACGCGCCCCGGCCGCGGCGACATGACGAGCACCTGTGTGCCCAGGAACAGCGCCTCTTCGATCGAGTGGGTGATGAAGAAAACTTTCTTTGCCGTTCTATCCCAGACGGAAACCAGCAGTTCCTGCATCTGCTCGCGAGTCAGGCTGTCGAGCGCGCCGAAGGGCTCGTCCATGAGCAGGATGTCGGGATTGGTCGCAAGCGCCCGTGCGATGCCGACGCGCTGACGCATGCCGCCCGACAGCTCGTAAGGAAAGGCGCCGGCGAACTCGTCGAGACCGACGAGCCGCAGCAGTTCCAGGGCCTGCGCTTGCCGCTCCTTCCGGCCTATGCCGGCGAATTTCAAACCGAGCGCGACGTTGTCGACGACCGACTTCCAAGGCAACAGCGAGTCTTTCTGGAAGACGACGCCGCGATCGGCACCCGGTCGATCGACGCTGCGGCCATCGAGCGTGATCCGGCCGTCCGAAAGCGGAAGAAAGCCGGCAATCGCGTTGAGAAGGGTTGATTTGCCGCAGCCCGAGGCGCCGAGTGCGACGACGAAACCGCGTTCGGGAATATCGAAAGACACGCGATCAAGCGCGTGAACGGTCCGCCCGTCGCGGGCTGCGAAGAAAACGCTGGCGTGGTCGACTTTCAGCATAGGGAACTCGGATGTTAGACGCCGGCGCAGCAAGCCGCGCCGGCGTCGGGGAGGATCAGTTGCTGATGCCGGCGAGCGCGTCCGCGGTGACGAAGCTTCCGTAATTGTCCAGCACGCCGGACACCTTGCCCTGCTCCTTCAGGAAGGAGGCCGTGTCCTTGAGGATCTTGCCGGCGCCCGCCTTTTCGCCGCCGCCGAGCCAGGCGTCCGATACCTGGACTTCGGGGGTGAGCAGCGTCAGGTTCTTCAGAGCCGAAGCCTGCTGCTCGGGCGTTCCGCCGAGAAGCTTGGCGAGCGACTTGGCGTTGTCGCTCTCGGGACCCCAGGCGCCTTTGTCCGCCGCGAAGGATGCGTAGTATTTGGTGACGACCGAGGCGAAGCCCTTCAGGAATTCCGGATTGTCGGCGGCGAACTTCGAGGTCGCGACCCAGGCCGAGAAGGTCGGCGCGCCCCTGTCCGCCACATCCTTGGAGGTGACGAGGACCTTGCCGTTCTTTTTCAGTTCGGTGAGCGCCGGATCCCAGACGAAACCGCCGTCGATGTCGCCGCGGTTAAAGCTCGCGACGATTTCCGGCTGGGGGATTGCGAAGACCTGGACGTCCTTTTCGGTCAGGCCCAGCGACTTGATCAGCGCCAGAAGCTGATAGTGGTCCGTCGAC from Rhizobium lentis encodes the following:
- a CDS encoding ABC transporter permease subunit, producing the protein MSDITQAPPIAAQAANRQVKLVKMAGFGAGEKSTVAISVATALAILLLWWLIAALGVVPHLFLPRPDEVLTQIGVIYHDGYAGASLFEHVSASLFRIVVAALIAISAGIPLGLLMGLNRWAKGVFDAPIEFYWPLPPLSYLPLMIIWLGIGETSKITLLVLAMFAPICLSAQAGVRSLPIERVNAARSLGASRLQLFLYIVLPSALPEILTGIRIALGVGWSTLVAAELIASTRGIGFMIMSASQFLATDVVFVGIAIIAICAFTFSLAVRFLETFLVPWKGKL
- a CDS encoding taurine ABC transporter ATP-binding protein, whose product is MLKVDHASVFFAARDGRTVHALDRVSFDIPERGFVVALGASGCGKSTLLNAIAGFLPLSDGRITLDGRSVDRPGADRGVVFQKDSLLPWKSVVDNVALGLKFAGIGRKERQAQALELLRLVGLDEFAGAFPYELSGGMRQRVGIARALATNPDILLMDEPFGALDSLTREQMQELLVSVWDRTAKKVFFITHSIEEALFLGTQVLVMSPRPGRVVARFDLDFVKRFAETGDARSIKASPEFAELREEIRAILHSTEDFRSAA
- the tauA gene encoding taurine ABC transporter substrate-binding protein, with the translated sequence MNFRNLIAAIAVGVGTLATAFIAEAADKKVVVGYQTDALPSSVAIANGEFAKTTGYEIDFRRFNSGAEIFAAIASGDVQVGYVGSSPFAAAVSRGLEVKAFYLASISGIDEALVVRNGSGIESLNDLKGKKLAAAPVSTDHYQLLALIKSLGLTEKDVQVFAIPQPEIVASFNRGDIDGGFVWDPALTELKKNGKVLVTSKDVADRGAPTFSAWVATSKFAADNPEFLKGFASVVTKYYASFAADKGAWGPESDNAKSLAKLLGGTPEQQASALKNLTLLTPEVQVSDAWLGGGEKAGAGKILKDTASFLKEQGKVSGVLDNYGSFVTADALAGISN